In one window of Janthinobacterium sp. 1_2014MBL_MicDiv DNA:
- a CDS encoding APC family permease produces the protein MRHKKIREIILGKPLDPMKVETRHSMALVAFLAWVGLGADGLSSSAYGPEETFRALGEHAHLGLYLALATAVTVFIIALAYNQVIELFPTGGGGYRVATKLVGPYMGLISGCALILDYVLTIAISIASGVDALASFLPLGFQPYKLWAEMFFIGLLIIMNLRGLKEAIQILLPIFIGFVITHLVLIVYGVIAHASHLPELLPVTMAETKALAGSIGWAGVAGMLLLAYSQGGGTYTGLEAVSNNVNLLAEPRVRTGKITMLYMALSLAFTAGGIILLYLLWNATPTPGETLNASTFKTIIASMGLGGEMLNQALLVIVLAFEAGLLFVAANTGFLGGPSVLSNMAADSWVPHKFRYLSTRLVTQNGIVVMGVAALAILFWTGGSVTLLVVLYSISVFLTFAISLFGLCLYWLRNRVPGTHWLRRLLLSLVGFIICAGILVILLYERFMQGGWATVLIIAAIAALCIAIRRHYRRTKQAILQVDEVFAHQPFGANTDPIVPLEPEPEAQTAVFIVGTSRGGGLHALLWVQRMFPGHFKNFLFVNARTVDSHAYGGEGAMAQMRQEAADTLEFFVDFCHSHGMASSSYLGFGTDAVDEITKLCEAINEEFPNSIFFTSKLIFTTDNWTTRVLHNQASLAVQRRLHLEGLQMVILPMKV, from the coding sequence ATGAGACACAAGAAGATACGCGAAATTATCCTCGGCAAGCCGCTCGACCCGATGAAGGTCGAGACGCGCCATTCGATGGCGCTGGTGGCGTTCCTGGCGTGGGTGGGACTGGGCGCCGACGGCCTGTCCTCGTCGGCGTATGGCCCCGAGGAAACCTTCCGCGCGCTGGGCGAGCATGCGCACCTGGGCCTGTACCTGGCGCTGGCCACGGCCGTCACCGTCTTCATCATCGCGCTGGCCTACAACCAGGTGATCGAGCTGTTTCCCACGGGCGGGGGCGGCTACCGCGTGGCCACCAAGCTGGTGGGGCCGTACATGGGCCTCATTTCCGGCTGCGCGCTGATCCTCGACTACGTGCTGACGATCGCCATCTCGATCGCCTCGGGCGTCGATGCGCTGGCCTCGTTCCTGCCGCTGGGCTTCCAGCCCTACAAATTGTGGGCCGAGATGTTTTTCATCGGCTTGCTGATCATCATGAACTTGCGCGGGCTCAAGGAAGCGATCCAGATCCTGCTGCCCATCTTCATCGGCTTCGTCATCACGCACTTGGTGCTGATCGTCTACGGCGTCATCGCGCACGCTTCGCACTTGCCCGAATTGCTGCCCGTGACCATGGCCGAGACGAAGGCGCTGGCCGGCAGCATCGGCTGGGCCGGCGTGGCCGGCATGCTGCTGCTCGCCTATTCGCAGGGCGGCGGCACCTACACGGGCCTGGAAGCCGTCTCGAACAACGTCAACCTGCTGGCCGAACCGCGCGTGCGCACCGGCAAGATCACCATGCTCTACATGGCGCTGTCGCTGGCCTTCACGGCGGGCGGCATCATCCTGCTGTACCTGCTGTGGAACGCCACGCCCACGCCGGGCGAGACCCTGAACGCGTCGACCTTCAAGACCATCATCGCCAGCATGGGCCTGGGCGGCGAGATGCTCAACCAGGCGCTGCTGGTGATCGTGCTGGCCTTCGAGGCGGGCCTGCTGTTCGTCGCCGCCAACACGGGTTTCCTGGGCGGACCGTCCGTGCTGTCGAACATGGCGGCCGATTCCTGGGTGCCGCACAAGTTCCGCTACCTGTCGACGCGCCTCGTCACGCAGAACGGCATCGTCGTGATGGGCGTGGCGGCGCTGGCCATCCTGTTCTGGACGGGCGGCAGCGTGACCCTGCTGGTGGTGCTGTATTCGATCTCCGTCTTCCTGACCTTCGCCATTTCCCTGTTCGGCCTGTGCCTGTACTGGCTGCGCAACCGCGTGCCGGGCACGCACTGGCTGCGCCGCCTGCTGCTGTCGCTGGTCGGCTTCATCATCTGCGCCGGCATCCTGGTGATCTTGCTGTACGAGCGCTTCATGCAGGGCGGTTGGGCCACGGTGCTGATCATCGCCGCCATCGCGGCCCTGTGCATCGCCATCCGCCGCCATTACCGGCGCACCAAGCAGGCGATTTTGCAAGTGGACGAAGTCTTCGCGCACCAGCCGTTCGGCGCGAACACGGACCCCATCGTGCCGCTCGAGCCGGAGCCGGAAGCGCAGACGGCCGTGTTCATCGTCGGCACCTCGCGCGGCGGCGGCCTGCACGCGCTGCTGTGGGTGCAGCGCATGTTCCCTGGTCATTTCAAGAATTTCTTGTTCGTCAATGCGCGCACCGTCGATTCGCACGCGTATGGCGGCGAGGGGGCGATGGCGCAGATGCGCCAGGAAGCGGCCGACACGCTGGAATTCTTCGTCGACTTTTGCCACAGCCACGGCATGGCATCCTCGTCCTACCTGGGCTTCGGCACGGACGCCGTCGATGAAATCACGAAACTGTGCGAAGCCATCAACGAGGAATTTCCCAATTCAATCTTTTTCACCAGCAAGCTGATTTTCACCACCGATAACTGGACCACGCGGGTGCTGCACAACCAGGCTTCGCTGGCCGTGCAGCGCAGGCTGCACCTGGAAGGCTTGCAGATGGTGATACTGCCGATGAAAGTATAA
- a CDS encoding enoyl ACP reductase FabMG family protein translates to MTEITSLRDIPQKNIFRKGDTFVLFGELFGRGYVNGLLDEARKAGMNIVGMTVGRRDENMALRPLNAEELAEAEANLGGRIINVPLMAGFDLDAPAGEPTPTALLADMTLKSWQEDKLDWAQIERCREAGIARFSASVAKAMAELDSLIPDGSNVYFAHTMAGGIPKVKVFLAIANRIYKGRGERFMSSRALLDSDLGKLILMNFDEVTANTLQHLIDGSAAIRARIEQTGGQVRYSAYGYHGTEILIDGKYQWQTYSNYTQGLAKMRLENVAKAAWEKGIKATVFNCPEIRTNSSDIFVGVELSLFPLLDALKKEGGAAWAEEQWKICQGLLEDGVSLQDLLDRIAAYNGDATSVQFRNFAAWPMDNTPELAEVMIGTSDDITKLHKDRKELITDHLSSLVLEGTGPLMFHAMSEPQAPVIWLNHDIIARQLNSVHN, encoded by the coding sequence CGTCCTTAAGAGACATCCCGCAAAAAAATATCTTCCGCAAGGGCGACACCTTTGTGCTGTTCGGCGAGCTGTTCGGCCGCGGCTATGTAAATGGCTTGCTGGACGAAGCGCGCAAGGCGGGCATGAATATCGTCGGCATGACGGTCGGCCGCCGCGATGAAAACATGGCGCTGCGTCCGCTGAACGCGGAAGAGCTGGCGGAAGCCGAAGCCAACCTGGGCGGCCGCATCATCAACGTGCCGCTGATGGCCGGTTTCGACCTCGACGCGCCAGCCGGCGAACCGACGCCGACGGCCCTGCTGGCCGACATGACGCTGAAAAGCTGGCAAGAAGACAAGCTGGACTGGGCACAGATCGAACGCTGCCGCGAAGCCGGCATCGCCCGCTTCAGCGCATCCGTGGCGAAAGCCATGGCAGAGCTGGACAGCCTGATTCCTGACGGCAGCAATGTGTATTTCGCCCACACCATGGCCGGCGGCATTCCGAAGGTCAAAGTCTTCCTCGCCATCGCCAACCGCATCTACAAGGGCCGCGGCGAGCGCTTCATGTCCTCACGCGCCCTGCTCGACAGCGACCTGGGCAAGCTGATCCTGATGAACTTCGACGAAGTCACGGCCAACACCCTGCAGCACCTGATCGACGGCAGTGCCGCCATCCGCGCCCGCATCGAGCAAACGGGCGGCCAGGTGCGCTACAGCGCCTACGGCTACCACGGCACCGAGATCTTGATCGACGGCAAGTACCAGTGGCAAACGTATAGCAACTACACGCAAGGCCTGGCCAAGATGCGCCTGGAAAACGTGGCCAAGGCCGCGTGGGAAAAAGGCATCAAGGCCACCGTCTTCAACTGCCCGGAAATCCGCACCAACTCGTCCGACATTTTCGTCGGCGTGGAGCTGTCGTTGTTCCCCCTGCTCGACGCGCTGAAAAAAGAAGGCGGCGCGGCCTGGGCCGAAGAACAGTGGAAAATCTGCCAGGGCTTGCTGGAAGACGGCGTCTCGCTGCAAGACTTGCTCGACCGTATCGCCGCCTACAATGGCGACGCCACCAGCGTGCAGTTCCGCAACTTCGCCGCCTGGCCGATGGACAACACGCCGGAGCTGGCCGAAGTCATGATCGGCACCTCGGACGACATCACCAAGCTGCACAAGGACCGCAAGGAACTGATCACTGACCACCTGAGCTCGCTGGTGCTGGAAGGCACGGGCCCGCTGATGTTCCACGCCATGTCGGAACCGCAAGCGCCCGTCATCTGGCTCAACCACGACATCATCGCGCGCCAGCTGAACTCGGTACATAACTGA